A genome region from Bradyrhizobium commune includes the following:
- a CDS encoding enoyl-CoA hydratase translates to MSSFETILVERPEPAITRIVMNRPDARNAQNLQMTYDLNAAFDAAVQDDSVKVIILAGNGPHFSSGHDLRPVGKNAAGVDFLPIGNWGGFAEANAHGRFAREQEIYLQITRRWRNLAKPTIAEVHGKCIAGGLMLAWACDLIIASDDAQFCDPVVTMGVCGVEWFVHPWELGPRKAKEFLFTADSWSAQEAHQLGMVNQVVPRAELSSRVLGLARKIASKPSFALKLTKEAVNRSVDVMGQPAAIDQAFALHQLCHAHNLQEFGMVVDPSGLHPSVRKPPAAAE, encoded by the coding sequence ATGTCCTCGTTCGAGACCATCCTCGTGGAGCGGCCGGAGCCGGCGATTACCCGGATCGTGATGAACCGGCCCGATGCGCGCAACGCCCAGAATTTGCAAATGACCTACGACCTCAACGCCGCCTTCGATGCGGCGGTGCAGGACGATTCGGTCAAGGTGATCATCCTCGCCGGCAACGGGCCGCACTTCTCGTCCGGTCATGACCTGCGCCCGGTCGGCAAGAACGCCGCCGGCGTCGATTTTCTGCCGATCGGAAATTGGGGCGGCTTTGCGGAGGCCAATGCTCATGGCCGCTTCGCGCGCGAGCAGGAAATCTATCTCCAGATCACGCGGCGCTGGCGCAATCTCGCCAAGCCGACGATTGCCGAGGTGCACGGCAAGTGCATTGCGGGAGGCCTGATGCTGGCCTGGGCCTGCGACCTCATTATTGCCAGCGACGACGCGCAATTTTGCGACCCCGTCGTGACGATGGGCGTCTGCGGTGTCGAGTGGTTCGTGCACCCCTGGGAGTTGGGTCCGCGCAAGGCCAAGGAGTTTCTGTTCACCGCCGACAGCTGGAGTGCGCAAGAGGCGCATCAACTCGGCATGGTCAATCAGGTCGTGCCGCGCGCCGAGCTGTCCTCGCGCGTGCTGGGGTTGGCGCGCAAGATCGCATCAAAACCGTCCTTCGCGCTGAAACTGACCAAGGAAGCCGTCAACCGTTCGGTCGACGTGATGGGCCAGCCCGCCGCGATCGACCAGGCCTTTGCGCTGCATCAGCTCTGTCACGCCCATAATCT